In Sparus aurata chromosome 3, fSpaAur1.1, whole genome shotgun sequence, the following are encoded in one genomic region:
- the LOC115578554 gene encoding vesicle-associated membrane protein 2-like isoform X1 — protein sequence MPMRSTPDAGAPGASEGDGGPAAPAPNLTSNRRLQQTQAQVDEVVDIMRVNVDKVLERDQKLSELDDRADALQAGASQFESSAAKLKNKYWWKNCKMMIMMAVIGIICVGVVFLYFFY from the exons atGCCGATGag GTCGACTCCAGATGCAGGAGCTCCAGGGGCCTCGGAGGGCGACGGGGGCCCTGCGGCTCCGGCCCCGAACCTCACCAGCAACAGACGACTGCAGCAGACGCAGGCGCAGGTGGACGAG GTGGTCGACATCATGCGTGTGAACGTGGACAAAGTTCTGGAGAGAGACCAGAAGCTGTCGGAGCTGGACGACCGGGCCGACGCCCTGCAGGCCGGAGCCTCGCAGTTCGAGAGCAGCGCCGCCAAACTCAAGAACAAGTACTGGTGGAAAAACTGcaag ATGATGATCATGATGGCAGTTATAGGAATTATATGTGTTGGAGTCGTCTTCT tgtaTTTCTTCTACTGA
- the LOC115578554 gene encoding vesicle-associated membrane protein 2-like isoform X2 — MSTPDAGAPGASEGDGGPAAPAPNLTSNRRLQQTQAQVDEVVDIMRVNVDKVLERDQKLSELDDRADALQAGASQFESSAAKLKNKYWWKNCKMMIMMAVIGIICVGVVFLYFFY; from the exons AT GTCGACTCCAGATGCAGGAGCTCCAGGGGCCTCGGAGGGCGACGGGGGCCCTGCGGCTCCGGCCCCGAACCTCACCAGCAACAGACGACTGCAGCAGACGCAGGCGCAGGTGGACGAG GTGGTCGACATCATGCGTGTGAACGTGGACAAAGTTCTGGAGAGAGACCAGAAGCTGTCGGAGCTGGACGACCGGGCCGACGCCCTGCAGGCCGGAGCCTCGCAGTTCGAGAGCAGCGCCGCCAAACTCAAGAACAAGTACTGGTGGAAAAACTGcaag ATGATGATCATGATGGCAGTTATAGGAATTATATGTGTTGGAGTCGTCTTCT tgtaTTTCTTCTACTGA
- the LOC115578549 gene encoding intermediate filament family orphan 1-like, with product MPDFEHFRFSYSSMNPVLGESGFLAPQQHHHQMTGQTDSAIPEPGYFLGDHGGFGPDGLSGLDLGSLPPSGLAYLHLSNPLHRGPPAATALRNDLGSNISVLKTLNLRFRCFLAKVHELERRNKVLEKQLQQALEDNCGGDGHQKPLTKEMGVQTGFIGPIPPRPGFIPLHNANNPAYMPGGLLSPTLNPPPLFDNKYLLGNNLNPITTDSNSNLTTSGFSISPALSPTDPSKTITNINEKLACHTGTNTNNVLPPPPRFLPGTIWSFNHTRRFGTGRESCVTGPGVSWTHPDGVGVQIDTITPEIRALYNVLAKVKRERDEYKRRWEEEYTARMDLQEKVAELEEDLQESEVCQDELALRVKQLKAELVLFKGLVSNNLSDLDSKIQEKAMKVDMDICRRIDITARLCDVAQQRNCEDMINMFQVATPPPTLSGRARKQSGQSAKGADGDDMSMSEGEGGGARDEESCSTSANQINEQMQRMLNQLRECEFEDDCDSLAWEETEETLLLWEDFPGYSLGGEAQGELQPDESIEEVIKDTESLFKSREEEYQATIDQIELELATAKSDMNRHLHEYMEMCSMKRGLDVQMETCRRLITQSGDRKSTSLITLTVDDSDSEEKERKKPALPADSESSDSCCDANAAIPPLTWRKP from the exons ATGCCGGATTTCGAGCACTTCAGATTTTCCTACTCGAGTATGAATCCGGTCCTGGGGGAGAGCGGCTTCCTGGCCCCGCAGCAGCATCATCACCAGATGACGGGCCAGACCGACTCCGCCATCCCAGAGCCTGGATACTTTCTGGGGGACCACGGCGGGTTCGGGCCTGATGGGCTGTCCGGGCTAGACCTGGGCTCCTTGCCACCATCGGGCCTCGCCTACCTGCACCTGAGCAACCCCCTGCACCGCGGGCCCCCGGCGGCTACAGCGCTGCGCAACGACCTGGGCTCCAACATCAGCGTCCTGAAGACCCTGAACCTGCGCTTCCGCTGCTTTTTGGCCAAAGTGCACGAGCTGGAGCGCAGGAACAAGGTGCTGgagaagcagctgcagcaggctcTGGAGGATAACTGCGGAGGGGACGGTCACCAGAAGCCGCTCACCAAAGAGATGGGGGTCCAGACTGGATTTATTGGGCCTATCCCGCCCAGACCGGGCTTCATCCCGCTCCACAACGCCAACAACCCGGCCTACATGCCCGGCGGCCTCCTCTCCCCGACCCTGaaccctcctcctctgtttgacAACAAGTACCTGCTGGGGAACAACCTCAACCCGATCACCACGGATTCAAACTCCAACCTCACCACGTCTGGCTTCTCCATCAGCCCGGCCCTGAGTCCCACGGACCCGTCCAAAACCATCACCAACATCAACGAGAAACTGGCCTGTCACACCGGGACCAACACCAACAacgtcctccctcctcccccgcGCTTCCTCCCCGGGACGATCTGGTCCTTCAACCATACCCGCCGGTTTGGCACCGGGAGGGAGTCGTGCGTCACGGGCCCCGGAGTCTCCTGGACGCACCCGGACGGTGTCGGGGTCCAGATCGACAccatcacacctgagatcaggGCCCTGTACAACGTGCTGGCCaaggtgaagagagagagagacgagtaCAAGAGAAG aTGGGAGGAGGAGTACACCGCCAGAATGGACCTGCAGGAGAAGGtggcagagctggaggag gaccTGCAGGAGAGCGAGGTGTGTCAGGATGAGCTGGCTCTGAGGGTGAAGCAGCTGAAGGCAGAACTGGTTCTCTTTAAAGGACTCGTCAGCAAC AACCTGTCGGATCTGGACAGTAAGATCCAGGAGAAGGCCATGAAGGTGGACATGGACATCTGCCGCCGCATCGACATCACCGCCCGCCTCTGTGATGTCGCCCAGCAGAGGAACTGCGAGGACATGATAAACATGTTCCAG GTGGCCACGCCCCCGCCCACGCTGAGCGGCCGGGCCAGGAAGCAGAGCGGGCAGTCGGCCAAGGGCGCCGACGGAGACGACATGAGCATGTCCGAGGGCGAGGGGGGCGGGGCCAGAGACGAGGAGTCGTGCAGCACGTCGGCCAATCAGATCAACGAGCAGATGCAGAGGATGCTGAATCAGCT gAGGGAGTGTGAGTTCGAGGACGACTGTGACAGTCTGgcctgggaggaaactgaggagACTCTTCTGCTCTGGGAAGATTTTCCCGGATACTCGCTGGGAGGGGAAGCACAAGGAGAG CTGCAGCCAGATGAGTCCATCGAGGAGGTGATTAAAGACACCGAGTCTCTGTTCAAGTCCAGAGAGGAGGAGTACCAGGCCACCATCGACCAGATAGAG CTGGAACTGGCTACAGCCAAGAGCGACATGAACCGCCACCTGCACGAGTACATGGAGATGTGTTCGATGAAGAGAGGCCTGGACGTCCAGATGGAGACCTGCAGGAGACTCATCACACAGAgcggagacag gaagtcgacCTCGCTCATCACTCTGACGGTGGACGACTCGGACAgcgaggagaaggagaggaaaaagccGGCTCTCCCCGCCGACTCTGAGAGCAGCGACTCGTGCTGCGACGCCAACGCCGCCATCCCTCCGCTGACCTGGAGGAAACCctaa